The Moorena sp. SIOASIH genome includes a window with the following:
- a CDS encoding STAS/SEC14 domain-containing protein translates to MIKVIPMEYDYIFGINISNKLEKNDIQLLATVTEEKLKSYDKLRMYVEVENFRGTTPSGVLEDFKFGCRYRNVYYKKVIVCKELWLGMLTVFASKTVYPKMDIKHFYWQEKDQALEWIKN, encoded by the coding sequence ATGATTAAGGTTATACCTATGGAATATGACTACATCTTTGGTATAAATATTAGCAACAAACTTGAAAAAAATGATATTCAGCTACTAGCAACTGTAACTGAAGAAAAATTGAAATCTTACGATAAGTTACGAATGTATGTTGAAGTTGAAAATTTTAGAGGCACAACTCCAAGTGGTGTGCTAGAGGATTTCAAATTTGGCTGTCGATATCGAAATGTCTACTATAAAAAAGTAATTGTGTGCAAAGAGCTTTGGTTGGGTATGCTAACTGTTTTTGCTAGCAAGACAGTTTATCCTAAAATGGATATTAAGCATTTCTATTGGCAAGAAAAAGACCAAGCTCTTGAGTGGATCAAAAACTAA
- a CDS encoding type I polyketide synthase, which yields METNYNHDIAVIGMSGRFPGAKNLDQFWQNIQNSVESISFFSTEELSNYGIKEKLINNPSYVKASAAISDIDMFDANFFEYSPRESEEMDPQQRLFLECAWEAIENGGYDPNTYEGLIGIYAGVGINTYILNNLYSNYDFSEVTSRSFEQMLANDKDYLATRAAYKLNLTGPAVNIQTACSTSLVAVHIACQSLLNGECDMALAGGVSIQVPQAGYLYQEGMILSPDGHCRAFDARAKGTVPGNGIGIVLLKGLEDAIADGDFIYAIIKGSAVNNDGSFKLGYTAPSVEGQSAVIAEAQAIAGVDVESITYIEAHGTGTELGDPMEIEALKTVFQQNTQKKGFCAIGSLKTNMGHLNTAAGVAGLIKTVLALKHKLLPPSLNFEQPNPQIDFANSPFYVNTTLSEWKSNGTPRRAGVSSFGVGGTNVHAVLEEAPPEVKTEEISELPVQLLTLSAKTDSALTELVARYITHLETHSSQTLADICYTAQTGRAHFPHRLAAIATNKEELAEKLQQHQTGTETSLVYSEQNSPNSSAPKIAFLFTGQGSQYINMGKQLYDQAPVFREAIDECGEILRTQLEHPLLDILYPQTDVESLPSLLDQTAYTQPALFAIEYALAQLWQSWGIKPDVVMGHSLGEYVAATVAGIWSNEEALQLVAARAKLMQKLPPGGEMVSVMASIDQVTAAVTPHTEQVGIAAINGPESVVISGESSAVKQIVAQLESAGIKTKKLTVSHAFHSPLMEPILAELETLAHQPTYHQPQIPIISNLTGTTADNSLTTAQYWAAHTRQPVKFASGIETLHQLGYEIFLEIGPKPILLGMARQCLPEDSGVWLPSLRPGVDQWQSMLSCLGQLYVRGTKVDWLELEPESSKKKVVLPTYPFQRQRYWVESREKTEPKSQRLASENSNTAIFNLLSQGETEALAQQLEQVVKFSPSQQKLLPEILEVLAQQYQQQLAAATIKNWLYQVQWKPVAPSQEKISSQLSHHWLILADSTGVAEKLAAKLQEQGHECSLVYRGGKYEQLAPGKYELNPCVAQEWEQLYQGLDETSQKPLTKAIHLWSLDVVTSEELTVKELEETQLWGCGSVIYLLQTVLKNSEYPQLWVVTRGAQPVSPDKEKLAVAATPLWGLGRVVSLEHPQLWGGLVDLDPQKTEQEVEMLLQLLVNSSEEDHLALRGEQTYVARLVKQSASEFAQPVSLSSDRTYLITGGLGALGLHTAQWLVEKGARHLVLIGRSQPSPKKQAAINHLKQQGVEVIVAQADVCHVEELEKLFEQIDSSMTPLKGIVHAAGVGGYQPIQQIELTEFKRVIAPKVVGGWILHQLTQDRELDFFINFSSIAAVWGSGLTANYAAANHFLDGLAHYRQAIGLPSFSINWGPWAGGGMASDEELRELSKRGVDSLSPTQGIAALERLLVSSKTQTVVADINWSLFKQLYQTGKRRLLLEEIVVETTETQLKEENAETDSNGILMQLKAVSNNEKPKILMAHLQAEVARVLGITTSEIDVEQNLSMMGVDSLMVVELRSRFQSQLKVDIPISKLTEEFTIAALSTEILSTLTTPVMFADYIGDTHQYNLVPIAPNGSKLPFFCVPGAMGTVSYLSQLAQYLDPNQPFYGLQSFGIDGQSPPLNQIQDIAYKHIQAIQTIQPQGPYFLGGHSAGARVAFEMARQLTEQNNEVGILAIFDQSPPIPEFPIVKAQGYHALISHMVVEIEETTGINLKQVSAEDLASLSLDEQTQYFKEQLVKGGAISAQVNINQVRALLDVLKSTNEALHNYQPTQNLYPIPIVLFKAQEIVELTAKWDSSYHKYSSTDLTWGWNKLSAQPVEVCQVPGNHGDMILYPHVQILAQKLQKYLDQATK from the coding sequence AATACCTATGAAGGTCTAATAGGGATTTATGCCGGTGTTGGTATCAACACTTATATATTAAATAACCTGTATTCTAACTATGATTTTTCTGAAGTAACCAGTCGCTCGTTTGAACAAATGCTGGCTAATGATAAAGATTATCTCGCAACACGCGCTGCCTACAAGCTGAATTTAACAGGACCGGCTGTAAATATTCAAACCGCTTGTTCAACTTCATTAGTTGCTGTTCACATAGCCTGTCAAAGTTTGCTAAACGGGGAATGTGACATGGCTCTTGCTGGTGGGGTATCCATCCAAGTTCCCCAGGCTGGATATTTGTATCAGGAGGGGATGATTCTATCTCCAGATGGCCACTGCCGAGCATTTGATGCTAGAGCTAAGGGAACAGTACCTGGTAATGGCATTGGCATTGTACTCCTCAAGGGACTCGAAGATGCAATTGCAGATGGAGATTTTATCTATGCCATTATCAAGGGTTCAGCCGTTAATAACGATGGTTCTTTTAAATTAGGCTACACTGCGCCTAGTGTGGAGGGTCAATCAGCAGTTATTGCAGAAGCTCAGGCGATCGCTGGAGTGGATGTAGAGAGTATTACCTATATAGAGGCTCATGGTACAGGAACAGAACTAGGCGATCCTATGGAAATTGAAGCCTTGAAAACAGTTTTTCAACAGAATACACAAAAGAAAGGTTTCTGTGCCATTGGTTCACTTAAAACAAATATGGGACATCTCAATACAGCAGCAGGAGTAGCAGGACTTATCAAAACTGTACTAGCTCTCAAGCACAAGTTACTTCCCCCCAGTCTGAACTTTGAACAACCAAATCCCCAGATTGATTTTGCCAATAGTCCCTTTTACGTTAACACTACTTTATCTGAATGGAAAAGCAATGGTACTCCTCGCCGAGCTGGCGTTAGTTCTTTTGGTGTGGGTGGAACAAACGTCCATGCAGTATTGGAAGAAGCCCCACCTGAAGTGAAAACAGAAGAGATATCGGAGCTTCCAGTTCAGCTATTAACCCTCTCAGCCAAAACAGATTCAGCACTCACTGAATTAGTAGCTCGTTATATTACACATCTAGAAACCCATAGCTCACAAACCCTCGCAGATATTTGTTACACCGCCCAAACCGGCAGAGCACATTTCCCTCACCGTCTCGCAGCGATCGCTACCAACAAAGAAGAATTAGCCGAAAAACTGCAACAACATCAAACAGGAACAGAAACATCTCTAGTATATTCCGAACAAAATTCCCCCAACAGCAGTGCCCCCAAAATAGCCTTCCTGTTCACAGGTCAAGGCTCCCAATACATCAACATGGGGAAACAACTCTACGACCAAGCACCAGTCTTCCGTGAAGCCATAGACGAATGCGGTGAAATTCTCAGAACCCAACTAGAACATCCCCTCTTAGACATTCTTTACCCTCAGACAGATGTTGAATCCTTACCATCACTACTAGACCAAACAGCCTATACCCAACCAGCCCTATTTGCCATCGAATATGCCCTAGCCCAGTTATGGCAATCATGGGGAATCAAACCAGATGTAGTCATGGGTCACAGTCTCGGAGAATATGTCGCAGCAACAGTAGCAGGAATTTGGAGTAATGAAGAAGCTCTGCAACTGGTTGCAGCCAGAGCCAAATTAATGCAAAAACTACCCCCAGGGGGAGAAATGGTGTCAGTTATGGCCTCAATCGACCAAGTAACCGCAGCCGTCACCCCCCACACAGAACAAGTAGGAATAGCCGCCATTAATGGACCGGAAAGTGTAGTCATATCAGGTGAATCATCAGCAGTCAAACAGATAGTCGCTCAGCTAGAATCTGCTGGCATCAAAACCAAAAAACTAACTGTATCCCACGCCTTCCATTCACCATTAATGGAACCAATATTAGCAGAATTAGAAACATTAGCCCATCAACCTACCTACCATCAACCCCAAATACCAATCATCTCCAACCTCACAGGTACCACAGCAGACAATAGCCTCACCACAGCTCAATATTGGGCAGCTCATACACGGCAACCAGTCAAATTTGCCTCAGGAATAGAGACCCTGCACCAACTCGGCTATGAAATCTTCCTCGAAATCGGACCCAAGCCAATTTTATTAGGTATGGCACGTCAGTGTTTGCCAGAAGACAGTGGTGTGTGGTTGCCATCATTACGTCCAGGAGTAGATCAATGGCAGTCAATGCTCTCATGCCTAGGGCAACTATATGTACGAGGAACCAAGGTAGATTGGTTAGAACTTGAGCCAGAGTCGAGCAAAAAGAAAGTAGTCTTGCCCACTTATCCCTTCCAACGGCAACGGTATTGGGTAGAATCCAGGGAAAAAACCGAACCAAAAAGCCAGAGGTTGGCATCAGAAAATAGTAATACAGCCATCTTTAACCTGCTGAGTCAAGGAGAAACAGAAGCCCTAGCTCAACAATTAGAACAAGTGGTAAAATTCTCCCCCTCCCAGCAAAAATTGTTACCGGAAATATTGGAGGTATTAGCCCAACAATATCAGCAACAATTGGCAGCAGCAACAATCAAAAATTGGTTATATCAGGTGCAGTGGAAACCTGTAGCTCCCAGTCAGGAAAAAATCAGCTCTCAATTAAGCCATCATTGGTTAATCCTAGCAGACAGCACGGGAGTAGCAGAAAAATTAGCTGCCAAATTACAAGAACAAGGACATGAATGTAGCTTGGTATATCGAGGCGGAAAATATGAGCAACTGGCTCCAGGAAAATATGAACTCAATCCCTGTGTAGCTCAAGAGTGGGAACAACTCTATCAAGGGCTCGATGAAACCAGTCAAAAGCCCTTGACAAAGGCAATTCATCTGTGGAGTTTAGATGTAGTCACCTCAGAAGAATTAACGGTTAAGGAGTTGGAGGAAACTCAACTGTGGGGATGTGGCAGTGTAATTTACCTGTTACAGACAGTGCTCAAAAACAGTGAGTACCCCCAACTATGGGTAGTCACTCGGGGGGCGCAGCCTGTATCACCAGACAAAGAGAAACTAGCAGTAGCAGCAACACCATTGTGGGGATTAGGAAGAGTAGTGTCTTTAGAACATCCGCAACTGTGGGGAGGATTGGTAGATTTAGACCCACAAAAAACAGAACAGGAAGTAGAAATGCTACTGCAACTGCTAGTGAATAGTTCAGAGGAAGACCATCTAGCTTTACGAGGAGAACAGACTTATGTAGCTCGTCTAGTAAAGCAATCAGCCTCCGAATTTGCTCAACCAGTATCATTATCATCAGATCGGACTTATTTGATTACAGGAGGACTGGGAGCTTTAGGGTTACATACAGCCCAATGGCTGGTGGAAAAGGGCGCTCGACATCTTGTTTTAATTGGACGCAGTCAACCTTCACCAAAGAAACAAGCTGCTATTAATCATTTAAAACAACAAGGAGTCGAAGTGATAGTAGCTCAAGCTGATGTGTGTCATGTTGAAGAACTGGAAAAATTATTTGAGCAAATAGACTCCTCTATGACACCACTCAAAGGAATTGTTCATGCTGCAGGTGTAGGAGGATATCAGCCAATACAGCAGATAGAGCTAACTGAATTCAAAAGAGTCATAGCTCCCAAAGTCGTGGGTGGATGGATTCTTCATCAACTTACTCAAGACAGAGAGTTAGACTTTTTTATCAACTTTTCTTCCATTGCTGCAGTATGGGGTTCAGGTCTTACAGCTAACTATGCAGCTGCAAACCATTTCTTAGATGGTTTAGCCCATTACCGTCAAGCTATAGGATTACCCAGTTTCAGTATAAATTGGGGCCCTTGGGCTGGTGGTGGCATGGCTAGTGATGAAGAATTAAGGGAGTTGAGCAAAAGAGGTGTAGACTCCTTATCTCCCACACAAGGGATAGCAGCTTTGGAGCGGTTATTGGTTAGTAGCAAAACCCAAACAGTAGTAGCAGATATCAATTGGAGTTTATTCAAACAACTGTACCAAACAGGAAAACGGCGGTTACTTCTAGAAGAAATTGTAGTTGAAACAACCGAAACACAATTAAAAGAAGAGAACGCAGAAACTGATAGTAATGGGATTTTAATGCAGCTCAAAGCAGTTTCAAATAACGAAAAACCAAAAATATTGATGGCGCACCTTCAAGCTGAAGTTGCTCGGGTTCTGGGAATAACTACTTCAGAAATAGATGTAGAACAAAATTTAAGTATGATGGGAGTTGATTCTTTGATGGTTGTTGAATTGCGAAGTCGGTTTCAAAGTCAGCTAAAAGTTGATATTCCAATTAGCAAATTGACCGAAGAGTTTACCATTGCTGCTCTATCAACCGAGATTCTATCAACTTTAACTACCCCTGTCATGTTTGCTGATTACATAGGAGATACACACCAATATAATCTAGTTCCGATCGCCCCCAATGGTTCTAAGCTTCCCTTCTTTTGTGTACCAGGAGCCATGGGAACAGTTTCCTATCTTTCTCAATTAGCCCAGTATTTAGATCCAAACCAACCTTTTTATGGACTACAATCATTTGGTATTGATGGCCAATCACCGCCTCTGAATCAAATTCAAGATATAGCTTACAAACATATCCAAGCAATACAAACAATTCAGCCCCAAGGTCCTTACTTCCTAGGTGGTCATTCAGCAGGAGCTCGAGTAGCTTTTGAGATGGCTCGACAGCTAACTGAGCAGAATAATGAGGTAGGTATACTGGCTATTTTTGACCAAAGTCCACCAATTCCTGAGTTTCCGATTGTCAAAGCGCAAGGCTATCACGCTCTGATATCCCATATGGTAGTTGAAATAGAAGAAACTACGGGAATAAATTTAAAGCAAGTTTCTGCTGAAGATTTAGCTTCTTTATCATTGGATGAGCAAACCCAATACTTCAAGGAACAGCTTGTTAAAGGTGGTGCTATATCTGCGCAAGTAAATATCAATCAAGTTAGGGCATTGTTAGATGTGCTTAAATCCACTAATGAAGCTTTGCATAATTATCAGCCAACACAGAATCTCTATCCTATTCCAATTGTTCTTTTCAAGGCTCAAGAAATAGTTGAACTCACAGCAAAATGGGATAGCAGTTATCATAAATATAGTTCAACAGATTTAACCTGGGGTTGGAATAAGTTGTCTGCCCAACCAGTTGAGGTTTGTCAGGTTCCTGGAAATCATGGTGATATGATCTTATATCCTCATGTCCAGATACTAGCTCAAAAACTCCAGAAGTATCTTGACCAAGCAACGAAATAA